The Gemmatimonadaceae bacterium genome includes a window with the following:
- a CDS encoding argininosuccinate synthase, with product MAHTIALAYSGGLDTSIIVPWLKEHYPGSRVICVAADIGQDDLGGVREKAIASGAEECVVVDLKERFVREFIFPMLRAGAIYNRKYLLGTSIARPLIARSQVEVARQFGADALAHGCTGKGNDQVRFELSYMTFAPDLEVIAPWRIWDIRSREDAIAYAKAKNVPIVATVEKIYSRDANLFHLSHEGGGLEDPNWEPVEDMFQLTVSPEAAPDTPEYVTIGFEAGTPISINGEKLGAFDLLSACNRIGARNGVGRIDLVEDRLVGMKSRGVYETPGGTLLYAAHSELEQLVLDRRTLAAKDLIAPRYADLVYEGRWWTTERDAYDAFVNVTQERITGTVTLKLYKGNVIVAGRQSAHAIYDERFVTFGEDNVYQQADAGGFIRLYGLPYRVRALKDAEMGYVPSWGTADAKEASPTNTPTSAGA from the coding sequence ATGGCCCACACGATTGCACTCGCCTACTCGGGCGGTCTCGATACCTCGATCATCGTCCCGTGGCTCAAGGAGCATTACCCGGGATCGCGTGTCATCTGCGTCGCGGCCGACATCGGCCAGGACGACCTCGGCGGCGTGCGCGAGAAGGCGATCGCCTCCGGCGCCGAGGAGTGCGTGGTGGTGGACCTCAAGGAGCGCTTCGTCCGCGAGTTCATCTTCCCGATGCTCCGCGCCGGCGCCATCTACAACCGCAAGTATCTCCTCGGCACCTCCATCGCCCGCCCCCTCATCGCGCGGTCGCAGGTCGAGGTGGCGCGCCAGTTCGGCGCCGATGCCCTCGCCCATGGCTGCACCGGCAAGGGCAATGACCAGGTGCGCTTCGAGTTGAGCTACATGACCTTCGCCCCGGACCTCGAGGTGATCGCCCCGTGGCGCATCTGGGACATCCGGAGCCGCGAGGACGCCATCGCCTACGCCAAGGCGAAGAACGTGCCGATCGTCGCGACGGTCGAGAAGATCTACTCCCGCGACGCCAACCTCTTCCACCTCAGCCACGAGGGCGGTGGACTCGAGGACCCGAACTGGGAGCCGGTCGAGGACATGTTCCAGCTCACCGTGTCGCCGGAAGCGGCGCCCGACACGCCGGAGTACGTCACCATCGGCTTCGAGGCGGGCACGCCCATCAGCATCAACGGCGAGAAGCTTGGCGCCTTCGACCTGCTTTCGGCCTGCAACAGGATCGGCGCCCGCAACGGCGTTGGCCGCATCGACCTGGTCGAGGATCGCCTCGTCGGCATGAAGAGCCGTGGCGTCTACGAGACACCGGGCGGCACGCTGCTCTACGCCGCACACTCTGAGCTCGAGCAGCTGGTGCTCGACCGACGCACGCTGGCCGCCAAGGACCTGATCGCGCCGCGCTACGCCGACCTGGTGTACGAAGGCCGCTGGTGGACCACCGAGCGCGATGCCTACGACGCCTTCGTGAACGTCACGCAGGAGCGCATCACCGGCACCGTCACGCTCAAGCTGTACAAGGGCAACGTGATCGTCGCCGGCCGCCAGAGCGCCCACGCGATCTACGACGAGCGGTTCGTCACGTTCGGCGAGGACAACGTGTACCAGCAGGCCGATGCGGGCGGCTTCATCCGCCTCTACGGCCTGCCGTACCGTGTGCGCGCACTCAAGGACGCCGAGATGGGGTACGTGCCGTCGTGGGGCACGGCCGATGCGAAGGAAGCATCGCCGACCAACACGCCGACGTCCGCAGGCGCATAA
- the argH gene encoding argininosuccinate lyase, translating into MAGGPTHKLWGGRFAGGPSAILDAVNRSITVDFRLWPFDIQLSRAWAKGLVRGDILTEDEGARMDAGLAAVADDFVAGAQPLPSDEDVHTMVDRLLHTHVGDLASKLHTGRSRNDQVATGTRLWTLDAISQLDLGIAEVQKVLLAHAEKHQADLLPAYTHLQRAQPVTLAHWLLSHFWPLARDRTRLAHAAATANVLPLGSGAIAGTAFPVSRELLRDELGFASLSPNSIDAVGDRDFVADTLYALTMTATHLSRLAEDLILFGTSEFGFVQFGDAFSTGSSMMPQKRNPDALELTRGSAARVFSDLTSMVMALKGLPGGYNKDLQDDKRSLFDAVDVMSLVLPAVAGAVDELTFRTDRMNAAVTSVMMATDLADYLVLRGVTFRESHGAVGSLVRQAEERKLELHELPLSAFKAAHATFGDDTLDALSAQASVDRRSVPGGTAVSAVRDQIASAHAALSGASSAS; encoded by the coding sequence GTGGCCGGCGGACCGACACACAAGCTGTGGGGGGGTCGCTTCGCCGGCGGCCCCTCCGCCATTCTGGACGCGGTGAACCGGTCGATCACGGTCGACTTCCGCCTCTGGCCGTTCGACATCCAGCTCTCGCGTGCGTGGGCCAAGGGGCTGGTGCGCGGCGACATCCTGACCGAGGACGAGGGTGCGCGCATGGACGCGGGCCTGGCCGCGGTGGCCGACGACTTCGTGGCCGGCGCGCAGCCGCTGCCGAGCGACGAGGATGTGCACACCATGGTCGACCGGCTGCTGCACACACACGTCGGTGACCTTGCCAGCAAGCTGCACACGGGCCGCAGCCGCAACGATCAGGTGGCCACCGGCACGCGCCTCTGGACACTGGACGCGATCTCGCAGCTCGACCTCGGCATCGCCGAGGTGCAGAAGGTGCTGCTGGCACACGCCGAGAAGCACCAGGCGGACCTGTTGCCCGCCTACACGCACCTGCAGCGCGCACAGCCCGTCACGCTGGCGCACTGGCTGCTGTCGCACTTCTGGCCCCTCGCGCGCGACCGCACGCGCCTCGCCCACGCGGCCGCCACGGCAAACGTGCTGCCGCTGGGCTCGGGCGCCATTGCGGGCACGGCATTCCCGGTCTCGCGCGAGCTGCTGCGCGACGAGCTGGGCTTCGCCTCGCTGTCGCCGAACAGCATCGATGCCGTCGGCGATCGCGACTTCGTCGCCGACACGCTCTATGCGCTGACGATGACGGCCACGCACCTCTCGCGCCTCGCCGAGGACCTGATCCTGTTCGGCACCAGCGAGTTCGGCTTCGTGCAGTTCGGCGATGCCTTCTCGACCGGATCGAGCATGATGCCGCAGAAGCGGAACCCCGACGCGCTCGAGCTCACGCGTGGCAGCGCGGCCCGCGTGTTCTCCGACCTCACCAGCATGGTGATGGCGCTCAAGGGGCTGCCGGGCGGCTACAACAAGGACCTGCAGGACGACAAGCGGTCGCTGTTCGATGCGGTGGACGTGATGTCGCTGGTGCTGCCAGCCGTTGCCGGTGCGGTGGACGAGCTGACGTTCCGCACGGATCGCATGAACGCTGCCGTGACCTCGGTGATGATGGCCACCGACCTGGCCGACTATCTCGTGCTGCGCGGTGTCACCTTCCGCGAATCGCACGGCGCCGTCGGCTCGCTCGTGCGACAGGCAGAAGAACGGAAGCTCGAGCTGCACGAACTGCCGTTGTCCGCGTTCAAGGCGGCGCACGCGACGTTCGGTGACGACACGCTCGACGCGCTGTCGGCGCAAGCCAGCGTCGATCGGCGATCAGTACCCGGTGGCACCGCCGTCAGTGCGGTCCGCGACCAGATCGCGTCGGCGCACGCTGCTCTGTCAGGTGCTTCGTCGGCCTCTTGA
- a CDS encoding FAD-dependent oxidoreductase has protein sequence MASAGPTLVIGGGIAGLMCARTLARAGQPVLIVEREPEVGGRVRTTLRDGFRLDHGFQVLFTAYPVLTSALDLPALSLREFRPAAQIADGAGGVALVGDALADLSLLLPTLAAATLPLGDKLRLLRLRYFATSMSFEECFAPRFDRVSTRAFLRTRGFSRAAIDAFFAPFYGGILLDRSLATSASVLLYTFKMLAEGRTAVPAAGMGAIASQLAAGLPAGSVRLNAPVVRLVRDGSAVRGVALADGELVSAARVVLACEAPSIATIAATAQVHVPVPDAGLGCATVYLGSRRPLLDGTALWLNASPDATVSHAVTISNVAPTYAPSGSSLTAATVLGAAATLDDETLVSRVRADLSRMSGTAEPALAELLAVWRVPFSQYAQPPGSVARRVAAATSLPGLFVASEVSHTSSLEGAARGGVAAADAVLGSIRHG, from the coding sequence ATGGCGTCAGCCGGCCCGACCCTCGTGATCGGGGGTGGGATCGCGGGGCTGATGTGCGCCCGCACCCTTGCCCGGGCCGGCCAGCCGGTGTTGATCGTCGAGCGTGAGCCGGAGGTGGGGGGGCGTGTGCGGACCACCCTGCGCGACGGCTTCCGGCTCGACCACGGATTCCAGGTGTTGTTCACCGCGTATCCGGTGCTCACGTCGGCGCTCGACCTTCCGGCGCTGTCGCTGCGTGAGTTCCGGCCGGCGGCGCAGATCGCCGACGGCGCAGGCGGTGTCGCCCTCGTCGGCGACGCGCTCGCGGACCTTTCGCTGCTGCTGCCGACGCTCGCGGCGGCGACGCTCCCCCTGGGTGACAAGCTGCGGCTGCTGCGGCTGCGCTATTTCGCGACGTCGATGTCGTTCGAGGAGTGCTTCGCGCCACGGTTCGACCGGGTGAGCACGCGGGCGTTCCTGCGCACGCGGGGATTCAGCCGGGCGGCGATCGACGCGTTCTTCGCGCCATTCTACGGCGGCATCCTGCTGGATCGTTCGCTCGCCACCTCGGCCTCGGTGCTGCTGTACACGTTCAAGATGCTGGCCGAGGGACGCACGGCGGTGCCCGCGGCCGGCATGGGAGCGATCGCAAGCCAGCTCGCGGCGGGGTTGCCGGCGGGCAGCGTGCGACTGAACGCCCCCGTCGTGCGGCTGGTGCGCGACGGGAGTGCGGTACGCGGGGTGGCGCTCGCGGACGGCGAGCTCGTGTCGGCCGCGCGGGTGGTGCTCGCGTGCGAGGCACCGTCGATCGCGACGATCGCGGCCACCGCACAGGTGCATGTGCCGGTGCCCGATGCAGGACTCGGGTGTGCGACGGTGTACCTCGGATCACGGCGCCCGCTGCTCGACGGGACGGCGCTCTGGCTGAATGCGTCGCCGGACGCGACGGTCAGCCATGCCGTGACGATCAGCAATGTCGCGCCCACGTATGCGCCCTCGGGGTCGTCGCTGACGGCGGCGACCGTGCTCGGTGCGGCGGCGACACTCGATGACGAGACACTGGTGTCCCGTGTCCGGGCTGATCTCAGCCGCATGAGCGGAACAGCCGAGCCTGCACTGGCGGAACTTCTCGCGGTATGGCGTGTCCCGTTCTCGCAGTATGCGCAGCCGCCGGGGAGCGTCGCTCGCCGGGTTGCCGCCGCGACGAGCCTGCCAGGGCTGTTCGTGGCGTCCGAGGTGTCGCATACCAGCTCGCTCGAGGGTGCCGCGCGTGGCGGAGTGGCTGCCGCTGATGCCGTGCTGGGGAGCATCAGGCACGGGTAG
- a CDS encoding outer membrane beta-barrel protein — MTSLRKTLAAAGLGLAVAVLATPAQAQFSIGLAGGGTTASGSINNRQDMGYNGLIALQAGLPLIPFRIRADLQYNSFGGSSFSNAFSQATAGTDARVISGSINAVIGLLPGPVKPYLIGGVGYYDTKFDGTSSSRKFGYNYGAGVRVTKLFIEARMHTVQNTSFDVANGRSTAKFIPVSVGFMF; from the coding sequence ATGACCTCGTTGCGAAAGACTCTCGCCGCTGCTGGCCTTGGTCTCGCCGTCGCCGTGCTGGCCACGCCTGCCCAGGCGCAGTTCTCGATCGGGCTCGCCGGCGGCGGTACGACGGCTTCCGGCTCGATCAACAACCGGCAGGACATGGGCTACAACGGCCTGATCGCCCTGCAGGCCGGCCTGCCGCTGATCCCGTTCAGGATCCGGGCGGACCTGCAGTACAACAGCTTCGGCGGCAGCAGCTTCTCGAATGCCTTCTCGCAGGCCACCGCCGGCACCGATGCGCGCGTGATCAGCGGCTCCATCAACGCCGTCATCGGCCTGCTGCCCGGCCCCGTCAAGCCGTACCTGATCGGCGGCGTCGGCTACTACGACACGAAGTTCGACGGCACGTCGAGCAGCCGGAAATTCGGCTACAACTACGGCGCCGGCGTGAGGGTGACGAAGCTCTTCATCGAGGCCCGCATGCACACGGTGCAGAACACCTCGTTCGACGTGGCCAACGGCCGGAGCACGGCGAAGTTCATCCCGGTCAGCGTCGGGTTCATGTTCTGA
- a CDS encoding outer membrane beta-barrel protein, with protein MSTLRGFAAAAGAAFVLAASPAQGQVAFGIAAGATVPSGSLNDRQNLGYNGLATVQLGVPTFPLQLRADLQYNGFGGKNFTNALNQAVDGADTRIISGTVNGVFTLLQGPVKPYLIGGVGYYDTQLKGTDATRKFGYNYGAGVKFGMTGASLFIEARLHEIKDATFDVGGSRSTAKFIPISAGIMF; from the coding sequence ATGTCCACACTTCGCGGATTTGCTGCTGCTGCCGGCGCTGCGTTCGTCCTCGCGGCGTCACCGGCCCAGGGCCAGGTCGCCTTCGGGATCGCCGCCGGAGCCACCGTGCCATCCGGCTCCCTGAACGATCGCCAGAACCTCGGCTACAACGGTCTCGCCACCGTGCAGCTCGGCGTGCCGACCTTCCCGCTCCAGCTCCGGGCGGACCTGCAGTACAACGGCTTTGGCGGCAAGAACTTCACCAATGCGCTGAACCAGGCCGTCGATGGCGCCGACACGCGGATCATCAGCGGGACCGTGAACGGGGTCTTCACGCTCCTCCAGGGTCCGGTCAAGCCGTACCTGATCGGCGGCGTCGGCTACTACGACACCCAGCTCAAGGGCACGGATGCCACGCGCAAGTTCGGCTACAACTATGGGGCGGGCGTGAAGTTCGGGATGACGGGTGCCAGCCTGTTCATCGAGGCGCGCCTGCACGAGATCAAGGACGCGACGTTCGACGTCGGCGGGAGCCGGAGCACGGCGAAGTTCATCCCGATCTCCGCCGGGATCATGTTCTAG